In Mauremys reevesii isolate NIE-2019 linkage group 13, ASM1616193v1, whole genome shotgun sequence, the sequence agatcttggagtcattgtggatcgttctctgaaaacgtccattcaatgtgcagtggcagtcaaaaaagcgaacagaatgcagatgtggtcgccccagctcaaaaaaatctattggaattggaaaaggttcagaaaagggtaacaaaaatgagtaggggtatggaatggcttccatatgaggaaagattaataagactggggcttttcagcttggaaaagagatggctaaggcgGGATATGACatatgtctataaaatcatgactggtgtggagaacgtagataaggaagtgttgtttactacttctcaaaacacaagaactaggggtcaccaaatgaaattaataggcagcaggattaaaacaaacaaaaggaagaattttttcacacaacgcacagtcaacctgtggaactccttgccagaggatgttgtgaaggccaagactgtaacagggttaaaaaaagaactagataaattcatgaaggataggtccatcgatggctattagccaggatgggcaggaatgatgtccctggcctctgcttgccagaagctgggaatgggtgacagggaatggatcacttgatgattccctgttctgttcattccctctggggcacctggcactgtccaCTATCGttaggttactgggctagatggacctttggtctgacccaataggaGTGTTCTTATGTTAGAAACAAAACCAGGTTTGCTCTCTGAAGGGTAAAGACTTTGCATTATTTGAAAAGCACTGTGCAAAGGCAAAGTCCAAGGCCTCAGTAATAGAGGGCCAGGGTCTGAAACCTTTCCTCCTATTCTGGACGTCCCCACTCAACATAATTTGAAATGAGTACGTACCtttattagatagatagataagatcAGATGATAGATTAGATCGATCGATTGATCATTGTTTGCATTTGTCACCTCGTGTCACATCCTTGGATTCTTAGAAAATACCGTGATCCACCTGAGAGCCTCCCTCAAGGCCTCTTTCACCTgtttgttcctcaggctgtagatgaagGGGTTGAGCAGAGGGGACACAATGCTGTTGAGAACAGCCACATTCTTGCTGAGGTCCAGCCTGCTGCTCCCCATGGGCTTCACGTACAGGAAGATGCAGCTGCCGTACGCCATGGAGACCACGGTGATGTGAGAGGCGCAGGTGGAGAAAGCTTTCAGCCTCTCGTCCGTGGAGGGGATGCGCATCACCACGGAGATGATCTTGAAATAGGAGAACACAGTGATGGCTAACGTGCCCAATATGCTGCCTGTGGCCAAGAGGAAATGCAGGAGCCCTAGGAGCCGGGTGTCTGTGCAGGCAAGTTTAAGCAATGCAGCactgtcacagaagaaatggttaaTGATGTTGGGGCCACAGAATGGCAACCGGAACAATAGAACAAGCGGGACGAGCACATACCCGAAACCAATAAGCCAAGAGGCCAGCACCAGCCAGTTACAGAAGTGACCAGTCATGATGGACGTGTAGTGCAGGGGTTTGCAGACGGCCACGTACCTATCGAAGGACATGGCCGCCAGCAGGCAAAACTCAGCAGTGCCCACAGTGAGATAAAATAAACATTGTGCAAAGCACCCAGCCACAGATATGGACTGGCAGCCCGACGCCACATTGAATAGAACTTTTGGGATGGACGCTGAGGTGAAACCAATCTCCAAAAGTGAGACATTCCTGAGGAAAAAATACATGGGTGTCTGGAGGTGCCGGTCCACCAGAGTGATGGAGATAATGAGAATGTTTCCAGCTAAGGTCAAGACGTAGGTGATAAGTAACAAAACGAAGAGCAGGATCTGCAGCCAGCGAACATCTGTGAAGCCCAGAAGGATAAACTCTGTCACTGCAGTTTGGTTCTCCATGGTGGCTGCTCACTTACACGGTGtttgaataaaaatataaatttcaAGGGATCTACGATATTTAGCAATGGATCATCTAGAGAACTTGTGTCAGAAGTAATAAGTTTTACTAATGTAGCTCTGACGTTGCAATGCCCTCGTTTAGATATAGGAAATCAAGGTCTTGCAATGAAACCGAGCATGGAGATTGCGTGTTATGGTTGTTGCCTGCAGCAAATGCCCAACACTATTTCCAGTCCCCTTTTACTTATTTCCACTTCCCATGGTTCTTTTCCCACTCCTGCTGGTACTGCAATTCCTTCAGAGACCAATTAGCTAATGAGTGGTGCAGCATCCCTGAGGATACCAGGACACACTCCGAAAGTTTGGGGATTTCTTTTTTGTCACAGCTTTACTggctgaaaagaaaacaaatggcTAGAACATAAGGAAAACAATTCCATttattgtttttgcttttttactttttcttgcCCCCAAAATcctagaatcctagaaatgtaggagtGGGAGAGACCTtgagtggtcatctagtccagtcctctgccctgagaAAGAACTAAGTATTttctacaccatccctgacaggtgcttgtctaacctcttcttaaaaacctccaatgacagagagaccacaacctccttaggcaatttgtTTCAGTCCTTAACTAGCCTGATGGTTAGGAGATTTTTCCTAATGGCCAGTCTaatcctcccttgctgcaatttttgcccattacttcttgtcctgtcctctgtgggtaagaagaacaatttatcaccctctacattacataacataagaacgatcatactgagtcagaccaaaggtccatctagctcagtatcctgtttaccgacagtggccaatgccaagtgccccagagggaatgaacagaacaggtagtcatcaagtgatccatcccgttgctcattcccagattctggcaaacagaggccagggacaccatccctgcccatcctgcctaattGCAATGAATGGACCTAACCTTAGGCACTTAGAAAATGCTTGGCCACAGATGTCCCTTAGACCCTGTTCGACTTGTTCTTTGTGGTGAGCCTAAATGTAGGGGATAAACAGCGAGACCAACACACAGTACAGAAAAGACACATCTTTGTCAAAGTCCCGAGGGCCCCGCTGACCTGGTCGGATGTACCTGAAGATGGCACTACTGTACAATATCACAACAAGCAGGAGGTGAGTGAGCAGGTGAAAAAGGCCTTTTTCCTTTCTGTCGTGGACAGGATCTACAGGACAGTACAGATGATACAGTCATAGGAATTATGGTAACTGTTAAAGTGCCAGGTAAGACCACTACAGCTGCAACCAAGAGCTTTACCTCAATGTGTCCCGTGTCTATGCAGGAGAGTTGGAGCAATGGGGCTGTGTCGCAGTAGAAATGGTTTATGACATTGGGGCCACAGAAATACAAGAACACAACCATAAATGTTGGAGGAAAGATTAAGAGAAAACTCATCACCCAACAGACCAGCATGAACTGGAAGCAGACCCTGCCATTCACAATGGTGCCGTAAGCAAGGGACCGCAGATAGCCATGTAGTGGCCAAAGGACATGACAACACCCATCGCTAAATGCAGAGGCACCCAGGAGGAAGAACAACAACAGTTGAAGGAAACAACCAGGGAGGGAAATAGATTTTCTCTCTGTCAGGAGGCTGTAGAGGAACCTGGGCAAGATGATGTAGGTGAAACAAATTTCCAAGAGGCAGAAGTTCCtaaggaagaaatacatgggggaTTAGAGGCGATGGTCCCTGAGGGTGAGGATGACAACAATGATGTTTCACAGTATGGACAGCAGGAAGACAACTAATAGAACCACAAATAGGATGATGATTAAACAGGAGTTGCTGGACAGGCCCAAGAGGATGAACTCCTCCACAGTGGTCTGGTTCTTCATTTTTTGGCTCatctataaagaaaaaaaaatacaaacatcaAACCTAGAGCGGATAGCACCATGAGGACAGAATAATCCCAGGGGAACCTCCATGTCTAAATAGAAAAAAATCTCTTCAATGGGAGGTGGGTGCCCAACAGACTTGGGTTCTATGAAAAGATCCTGACAGATAAATTAGAATCAAGCAAAGGATCTCAGAGGGCAATGACTGATAagatgcaaagagagagagagagagctggaggggaaggaaaaatgaaaatattttctttttaaaaccatacattttaactttttttccaTAGAAACAGAGATTATAAATCTAGAGGGCACCATTCTGATAatgtagtctgatctcctgtataacgcAGGACAGAGACCTTTCCCTGAATTAACTCCTGTTCTGCACctcctttagaaaaacatcccattataattttttaaaaattcagtgctggaaaatccaccacaaggCTGAGAAAGTTGTTTCAATGATGAAATGCCGTCACTGCTCATTTgtatttgtttgtgttctttccatgtcattgatgaaaatatttaaaagtgcACGACCAAGAATCGACCCCAGTACAAACACACCCTCTCAGTGATGATTGCCGTGATATATTTCCATGTGGAGTCCTTTCACTTAGACACTAAATGGATTAAACAATGTGTGCTGTGTTAATTGTGTATCATTCTAGTTTGTTAATCACAATGTCAAAAATCTAATCAAAAATAGTATCTGTCTTTAGAAAAGGGGAAGAAAGGGGAACTGGGGAATTATAGAGCAGTCAGCCTaattttgatacctggaaagatactggaacaattttttaaaCGATGAAATTTTAAGCACTTAGAGGATACCAGGGTTTTAagtaacagccagcatggatttgagGAGAACAAACCATGACATACAAATCTAATGTCCTTTGGCACAGTGACTGGCCTGGTGGCTAGTTGGGCACctctagatgtgatatatcctGGTTTTAGTgatgcttttgacacagtcccacatgacattctcttaGGTGAATTAGGAAAATGTGGCCCAGATGGAATATAAGGTGGGTGTGAAATTCATTGAAAGACCATAGTGAAAGCACAGTTATCAATGATTCAGTGTCAAAGTGGGAGGACCCGGCCAGTGGACTCCCacagcagtgtgcccttgctctggtacttttcaatattttcattgatgacttagataatggagtggagagtaggcttattacattggtggatgacaccaagctgggaggggttgctagcatTTTTGAGGGCAGGATTAGTATTCAAAATgcccttgacaaattggagaattggtctgaaaagtacaagctgaaattcaataaagacaagtggaaAGTACAACACtcaggaagaaaaaaatccagtgcACAACTACAGAATGGGGACTAAATGTCTTAGAGGTGATACTGCTGGAAAGCAGGTAGGGTTAGAGTAGATCACAAATTGAGCGTGAGTCAATAATGTGATGCTGCTTCAAAAAAGGccaatataattctggggtgtaatAATAGTGGTGTCGCTAAGActtgggaggtaattgtcccactcttctTGTCACtcgtgaggcctcagctggactacAGTGTCTGGACCTGGGTGCCTCACTtaaaagaaagatgtggacaaattggagagagtccagaggagagaaacCAAAATGAtacaagatttagaaaacctgacccgtGGGAAAGGTTAAAATAAATGAGGCCTAttcagttttgagaaaagaagacagaggggaGACTTGAGAACAGTCTTTAAATACATGAAAGGCTGCTCTAAGAGGACAATGACCAGTGGTTCTTCATGTCCATTGAACGTAGGACTAGAAGAAAAGAGCTTAATCTGCATCGAGGGAGATTTAGATtcgatattagggaaaactttctaacgtgaaggatagttaagtactggaataggtcaCCCCAGGAGGTTGTGAATCCCTGTCATTAAAggtatttaagagcaggttagtcAAAgatctgtcagggatgatctaggcaTATTtaactctgcctcagcacagggatctggactagatgacctcttgaggtcccttccagcccagcccTTCCTTACTCTGACTTTGTGTCATTCTGCACCacgtcaaatgccttacagaagtggGAGATTATCATCTCTATCTATCAAACTTCTAATCACATCCCAAAAAATTTCCAATTACTTTTACAGAATTTCTTTTCCATAAGCCCATGCTGATCGGAATTAGTTCTATTGCCCTCCTTTAATTCTATGCTAATCTAATCTCGTATTATCCGCTTTGTCATTGTGCCCGGGATTGACGTCAGACTCACATTCTTGTCCACCGCAAAGAACTTTCATAGCAATGATCTGTCCTATTACACCCCACCCTGAAATCAGACTCTACGCCCAACAGTAAGTTGTCTGTATCTTTCTGCTCAAGGGAGAGGTGACAAGATAGACAGCTCTGCTGCCACTGAAGATAACGTCATTGGTTTTCAAATCCTATAGCAGTGGATGGGAGATGCTCATGTTTCTCTGTGAGCTATTGCTTCAGGCTGGTTTTGGAAGGATTTTATTCTAAATCCCTGGTTTCATAATTCATTCCTTTCCCG encodes:
- the LOC120380744 gene encoding olfactory receptor 6C65-like; the protein is MENQTAVTEFILLGFTDVRWLQILLFVLLLITYVLTLAGNILIISITLVDRHLQTPMYFFLRNVSLLEIGFTSASIPKVLFNVASGCQSISVAGCFAQCLFYLTVGTAEFCLLAAMSFDRYVAVCKPLHYTSIMTGHFCNWLVLASWLIGFGYVLVPLVLLFRLPFCGPNIINHFFCDSAALLKLACTDTRLLGLLHFLLATGSILGTLAITVFSYFKIISVVMRIPSTDERLKAFSTCASHITVVSMAYGSCIFLYVKPMGSSRLDLSKNVAVLNSIVSPLLNPFIYSLRNKQVKEALREALRWITVFSKNPRM